The following are from one region of the Deinococcus budaensis genome:
- a CDS encoding RtcB family protein encodes MNGKQITKLGFEKRAVALALSAAGLRERAGLSRAEILAELRSVQDNPGAYLSGGVYSDLATELTSQRARLDARRGADLRPEPLPYRVWGEDLIEPGARSQMDVAMQLPISRAGALMPDAHVGYGLPIGGVLAAEDAVIPYGVGVDIGCSMRLSVLPLPPGALGTDEARGLLLKHTRFGAGVSFEKKVRGDHAVLHEGAWREQPLLRHLHDKAAEQIGTSGSGNHFVEFGTLTLEAPDLGLEAGDYLAILSHSGSRGFGAQVANHYTKVAQALHPSLDPAARKLAWLPLGTEEGEGYWQAMNLAGRYALANHDLIHARLARALGVDPLASVGNSHNLAWRQQVEGHELIVHRKGATPAERGQLGLIPGSMADPGFVVRGRGNPDALASASHGAGRQLGRKAAANTLVKKDVQAYLRERGVTLIGGGIDEAPQAYKRIEDVLARQSDLVDVVARFTPRVVRMDTGSEDV; translated from the coding sequence ATGAACGGAAAACAGATCACGAAGCTGGGCTTCGAGAAACGGGCGGTGGCGCTCGCCCTCTCGGCCGCTGGCCTGCGCGAGCGCGCGGGCCTGAGCCGGGCCGAGATTCTGGCCGAGTTGCGCTCGGTGCAAGACAACCCGGGCGCCTACCTCTCGGGCGGGGTCTACTCGGACCTCGCGACCGAACTGACCTCGCAGCGGGCCAGGCTGGACGCGCGCCGGGGGGCGGACCTGCGCCCCGAGCCGCTCCCCTACCGGGTGTGGGGCGAGGACCTGATCGAGCCGGGCGCCCGCAGCCAGATGGACGTGGCGATGCAGCTGCCCATCAGCCGCGCGGGAGCGCTGATGCCCGACGCGCACGTGGGCTACGGCCTGCCCATCGGCGGGGTGCTGGCCGCCGAGGACGCCGTGATTCCCTACGGGGTGGGCGTGGACATCGGCTGCTCGATGCGCCTGAGCGTGCTGCCGCTGCCCCCCGGCGCGCTGGGCACCGACGAGGCGCGGGGGCTGCTGCTGAAGCACACCCGCTTCGGCGCGGGCGTGAGCTTTGAGAAAAAGGTCCGGGGCGACCACGCGGTGCTGCACGAGGGGGCCTGGCGCGAGCAGCCTCTCCTGCGGCACCTGCACGACAAGGCCGCCGAGCAGATCGGCACCTCGGGCAGCGGCAACCATTTCGTGGAGTTCGGCACCCTGACGCTGGAGGCTCCTGACCTGGGCCTGGAGGCGGGCGACTACCTGGCGATCCTGTCGCACAGCGGCTCGCGCGGCTTCGGGGCGCAGGTGGCCAACCACTACACCAAAGTCGCGCAGGCCCTGCATCCGAGTCTCGACCCCGCCGCCCGCAAGCTCGCCTGGCTTCCGCTGGGCACCGAGGAGGGCGAGGGCTACTGGCAGGCGATGAACCTCGCCGGACGCTACGCGCTCGCCAACCACGACCTGATCCACGCCCGGCTCGCCCGCGCGCTGGGCGTGGACCCGCTCGCCTCGGTGGGCAACAGCCACAACCTCGCCTGGCGCCAGCAGGTGGAGGGCCACGAGCTGATCGTCCACCGCAAGGGCGCCACCCCCGCCGAGCGCGGCCAACTGGGACTGATTCCCGGCAGCATGGCCGACCCCGGCTTCGTGGTGCGCGGCCGGGGCAACCCCGACGCCCTCGCCAGCGCCAGCCACGGCGCGGGCCGCCAGCTCGGGCGCAAGGCCGCCGCCAACACCCTGGTCAAGAAGGACGTGCAGGCCTACTTGCGTGAGCGCGGCGTCACCCTGATCGGCGGCGGCATCGACGAGGCGCCCCAGGCCTACAAACGCATCGAGGACGTGCTGGCCCGCCAGAGCGACCTCGTGGACGTGGTGGCCCGCTTCACCCCCCGGGTGGTCCGGATGGACACGGGCAGCGAGGACGTGTAG
- a CDS encoding MFS transporter, whose protein sequence is MTDALPPSAAPPPPRAEQARRAVSAIFLTNGALFATWGVLIPSVRDRLDLSEAQIGLALLAIGGGSLLSMPLTGRWTARFGSHRVTHVAVVTCMLTLALPFLTPGLPGLLAALLLLGAVNGALDVAMNAQGVTVERVLQRPVMSRLHAYFSLGGVAGALLGAALLGRVPVLAHVLTVAGVTALVGWIAGRLLLPDPSQRQTQLGPATPRTSSPLRPAVLLLGGLCFLGMLSEGANYDWAALYFRDVLAVSGGEAGLGYAAFVAAMTLGRWFGDRVRTRLGDEQTVRGGALLTALGLGLALLAREPLPAALGFALSGLGLSNVVPVMYGIAGHALAGRGIAQVATIGYAGFLLGPPAIGFLAEAAGLPAALGVALLGAALITLLGGWVFSLLREKRPVVPL, encoded by the coding sequence ATGACCGACGCTCTCCCGCCCTCCGCCGCACCCCCGCCTCCCCGGGCCGAGCAAGCCCGCCGCGCTGTCAGCGCCATCTTTCTGACCAACGGGGCGCTGTTTGCGACCTGGGGCGTCCTGATTCCCAGCGTGCGTGACCGCCTGGACCTCAGCGAGGCGCAGATCGGCCTGGCCCTGCTGGCGATCGGCGGAGGGAGCCTGCTCAGCATGCCGCTGACAGGCCGCTGGACGGCCCGCTTCGGGAGCCACCGGGTCACACACGTCGCCGTGGTGACGTGCATGTTGACGTTGGCGCTGCCTTTTCTGACGCCCGGCTTGCCGGGTTTGCTGGCCGCCCTGCTGTTGCTCGGCGCGGTCAACGGCGCGCTGGACGTGGCCATGAATGCCCAGGGCGTGACGGTCGAGCGGGTCTTGCAGCGCCCTGTCATGAGCCGCCTGCACGCCTATTTCAGCCTGGGCGGCGTGGCGGGAGCCTTGCTCGGCGCCGCGCTGCTCGGACGGGTTCCGGTCCTGGCGCACGTGCTGACGGTCGCCGGCGTGACAGCGCTGGTGGGGTGGATCGCGGGGCGCCTGCTGCTGCCCGACCCTTCCCAGCGGCAGACCCAGCTTGGCCCTGCCACCCCGCGCACCTCCAGCCCCCTGCGTCCGGCGGTCTTGCTGCTGGGTGGGCTGTGTTTCCTGGGCATGCTGTCGGAGGGGGCCAATTACGACTGGGCGGCGCTGTATTTCCGGGACGTGCTGGCAGTGAGCGGCGGCGAGGCTGGGCTGGGCTACGCGGCCTTTGTGGCGGCCATGACCCTGGGCCGCTGGTTCGGTGACCGCGTCCGCACGCGCCTGGGAGACGAACAGACGGTGCGGGGCGGCGCCCTGCTGACCGCGCTGGGCCTCGGCCTGGCCCTGCTGGCCCGTGAGCCGCTGCCTGCCGCGCTGGGCTTTGCGCTCTCGGGCCTGGGCCTCAGCAACGTGGTCCCCGTGATGTACGGCATCGCCGGGCACGCCCTGGCCGGGCGCGGCATCGCGCAGGTCGCGACCATCGGCTACGCGGGATTTTTGCTGGGGCCGCCTGCCATCGGATTCCTGGCGGAGGCGGCCGGCTTGCCCGCCGCGCTTG
- the galE gene encoding UDP-glucose 4-epimerase GalE gives MKLMVVGGAGYIGSHTVRQLLAAGHEAVVLDNLSSGHAQALPEGVPLVQADLLDPAGVKAALEAHQPDAVIHFAALIEVGESMRAPGRYYRNNVVGSLNLLQAIVETRKVPLVFSSTAAVYGTTDAVPIPEDAPLHPESVYGETKLMTENMIHAFHVAHGLPYIVLRYFNVCGAAPGGDIGEAHPNKTHLIELACLTALGQREKMMIFGDDYPTPDGTCIRDYVHVQDLADAHVLAVEALQRGQANAATYNVGLGHGFSVREVLDAVDAVTGKPLTREVAPRRAGDPPRLVAGARRIVDELGFQPQFTDLQEIVRTAWEWHRKHPHGFGQ, from the coding sequence ATGAAACTGATGGTGGTCGGAGGCGCGGGATACATCGGGTCGCACACGGTGAGGCAGCTGCTCGCGGCGGGTCACGAGGCCGTGGTGCTGGACAACCTGTCGAGCGGGCACGCGCAGGCGCTGCCGGAAGGGGTGCCGCTGGTGCAGGCCGACCTGCTCGATCCGGCGGGCGTGAAAGCCGCCCTGGAAGCCCACCAGCCCGACGCGGTGATCCACTTCGCCGCGCTGATCGAGGTGGGCGAGAGCATGCGCGCCCCGGGCCGTTACTACCGCAACAACGTGGTCGGCAGCCTCAACCTGTTGCAGGCCATCGTGGAAACGCGCAAGGTGCCACTGGTGTTCTCCTCGACAGCCGCCGTGTACGGCACGACCGACGCTGTGCCGATCCCGGAGGACGCGCCGCTGCACCCCGAGAGCGTCTACGGCGAGACCAAGCTGATGACCGAGAACATGATTCACGCCTTTCACGTGGCGCACGGGCTGCCGTACATCGTCTTGCGGTATTTCAACGTGTGCGGCGCGGCGCCCGGCGGCGACATCGGTGAGGCGCACCCCAACAAGACGCACCTGATCGAACTGGCCTGCCTGACCGCCCTCGGGCAGCGCGAGAAGATGATGATTTTCGGAGACGACTACCCCACGCCCGACGGCACCTGCATCCGCGACTACGTGCATGTGCAGGACCTGGCCGACGCGCACGTGCTGGCGGTCGAGGCGCTGCAACGGGGCCAGGCGAACGCCGCCACCTACAACGTGGGCCTGGGCCACGGCTTTTCCGTCCGCGAGGTGCTCGACGCGGTGGACGCGGTGACCGGCAAGCCGCTGACGCGCGAGGTCGCGCCCCGCCGCGCGGGCGATCCGCCCCGGCTGGTGGCGGGCGCGCGGCGGATCGTGGACGAGCTGGGCTTCCAGCCGCAGTTCACCGACCTTCAGGAGATCGTGCGGACCGCCTGGGAGTGGCACCGCAAGCACCCGCACGGCTTCGGGCAGTAA
- a CDS encoding ArsR/SmtB family transcription factor, which translates to MPTARPPLNVSPPEDPDRCEVACVHPQAVARARAAQPDEGTLARAAALLKAVSDPTRLRLLTALGTGELCVCDLAAVAGTSESAVSHQLRLLRGQQLVAPRKEGRVVYYRLADDHVAGVLGNVLEHVGHTAP; encoded by the coding sequence ATGCCCACCGCTCGCCCGCCCCTGAACGTGTCTCCCCCGGAGGACCCTGACCGCTGTGAGGTCGCCTGCGTTCATCCCCAGGCGGTCGCCCGCGCCCGCGCCGCTCAGCCTGACGAGGGCACGCTGGCCCGCGCCGCCGCGCTGCTCAAGGCGGTGTCGGACCCCACCCGGCTGCGATTGCTGACCGCCTTGGGGACTGGAGAGCTATGCGTGTGCGACCTCGCCGCCGTGGCAGGCACCAGCGAGAGCGCCGTGAGCCACCAGTTGCGCCTGCTGCGCGGTCAGCAACTCGTCGCGCCGCGCAAGGAAGGTCGGGTCGTCTATTACCGCCTGGCCGACGATCACGTGGCAGGAGTGCTGGGAAACGTACTGGAGCATGTGGGACATACCGCGCCCTAG
- a CDS encoding M20/M25/M40 family metallo-hydrolase → MLPLKLASADLSAHIERGIEDLRDLVALESVSAQGRMLPETAAFVTRLLEAEGFEVRAYPGEVAPVLVAEAGAGAATLLIYNHYDVQPEDPLELWETPPFTLTERDGRLYGRGASDDKGEFASRLAAIRAVKERHGGTLPLRVRWLIEGEEEVGSPSLERFVTEHADELRADGCWWEFGGIDPDGRPVLSLGLKGVMCVELRCRVAASDLHSSLGAVVDNPLYRLARAVASLRDGAGRVTIPGFSDDVREASPADRAALTQIPGDGQAVRETYGVTRPLATGPAYHERLNLHPVVNVNGWGGGYQGEGSKTVLPAHGFVKLDFRLVPDQDPARVLELLRAHLDAQGLDDVEIVELEAHQKPARADAGHGFVQACIAAAREAYGQEPVVQPSSGGSGPMHPFGAAVGVPCVAAGIGNVGGRVHAPNENIVREHFGQGVAFGVALLERLSRGS, encoded by the coding sequence ATGCTTCCCCTCAAGCTGGCTTCGGCAGACCTGAGCGCCCACATCGAGCGCGGCATCGAGGACCTGCGTGACCTCGTCGCCCTGGAAAGCGTCTCGGCGCAGGGCAGGATGCTGCCCGAGACGGCGGCCTTCGTGACCCGGCTGCTGGAGGCCGAGGGCTTTGAGGTGCGCGCGTACCCCGGCGAGGTCGCCCCGGTGCTGGTGGCCGAGGCGGGCGCGGGCGCGGCGACCCTGCTCATCTACAACCACTATGACGTGCAGCCCGAGGACCCGCTGGAGCTGTGGGAGACCCCGCCCTTCACGCTGACCGAGCGGGACGGGCGGCTCTACGGGCGCGGCGCTTCGGACGACAAGGGGGAGTTCGCTTCGCGGCTGGCGGCCATCCGCGCGGTGAAGGAACGCCACGGCGGCACCTTGCCCCTGCGCGTGCGCTGGCTGATCGAGGGCGAAGAGGAGGTCGGCAGCCCCTCGCTGGAGCGCTTCGTCACGGAACACGCCGACGAGTTGCGCGCCGACGGCTGCTGGTGGGAGTTCGGCGGCATCGACCCGGACGGACGCCCGGTCCTGTCCCTCGGCCTCAAAGGGGTGATGTGCGTCGAATTGCGCTGCCGGGTGGCGGCCTCCGACCTGCACAGCAGCCTGGGCGCCGTCGTGGACAATCCGCTGTACCGCCTCGCCCGCGCGGTGGCCTCGCTGCGCGACGGCGCCGGGCGCGTGACCATTCCCGGCTTTTCCGACGACGTGCGGGAAGCGTCCCCGGCAGACCGGGCAGCCCTCACGCAGATTCCCGGGGACGGGCAGGCCGTGCGCGAGACCTACGGCGTGACCCGTCCGCTGGCGACCGGGCCGGCGTACCACGAGCGGCTCAACCTGCATCCGGTGGTCAACGTGAACGGCTGGGGCGGCGGCTACCAGGGTGAGGGAAGCAAGACGGTCCTGCCCGCCCACGGCTTCGTCAAGCTCGACTTCCGGCTGGTGCCCGACCAGGACCCGGCGCGGGTGCTGGAGCTGCTGCGGGCGCACCTGGACGCGCAGGGCCTGGACGACGTGGAGATCGTCGAGTTGGAGGCGCACCAGAAGCCCGCACGGGCAGACGCCGGGCATGGGTTCGTGCAGGCGTGCATCGCCGCCGCGCGCGAGGCCTACGGGCAGGAGCCGGTCGTGCAGCCGTCGAGCGGGGGCAGCGGGCCGATGCACCCCTTTGGAGCGGCGGTCGGGGTGCCGTGTGTGGCGGCGGGGATCGGGAATGTCGGGGGGCGGGTCCACGCGCCGAACGAGAACATCGTGCGGGAGCACTTCGGGCAGGGGGTGGCGTTCGGGGTGGCGTTGCTGGAGCGGCTTTCGCGGGGGAGTTGA
- a CDS encoding ferritin-like domain-containing protein has product MAMQMQDLQDLYVHKLQSIYSAEQQGLQAMQQSLEMIQTPELKQGMQMHIEQTQQQIQRLEGLFQKLGQQPGGETNVAMQGLVQEAQKLMGQGGSPEALEAGLIACQQAMEHYEMAGYGTARTYAQLLGDQDAVQVLEQTLQEEKTADEQLTQIAGQINVEAMNA; this is encoded by the coding sequence ATGGCGATGCAAATGCAAGACCTTCAGGATCTCTACGTTCACAAGCTCCAGAGCATCTACAGCGCCGAGCAGCAGGGCCTGCAAGCCATGCAGCAGAGCCTGGAGATGATCCAGACGCCCGAGCTGAAGCAGGGGATGCAGATGCACATCGAGCAGACCCAGCAGCAGATTCAGCGCCTGGAAGGGCTGTTCCAGAAGTTGGGACAGCAGCCCGGCGGTGAGACCAACGTGGCGATGCAGGGGCTGGTACAAGAGGCCCAGAAGCTGATGGGGCAGGGCGGCAGCCCCGAAGCGCTGGAGGCGGGCCTGATCGCCTGCCAGCAGGCCATGGAGCACTACGAGATGGCTGGATACGGCACCGCGCGCACCTACGCGCAGCTTCTGGGGGACCAGGACGCCGTGCAGGTGCTGGAACAGACCCTTCAGGAAGAGAAGACGGCCGACGAGCAGCTCACCCAGATCGCCGGGCAGATCAACGTCGAGGCGATGAACGCCTGA
- a CDS encoding LacI family DNA-binding transcriptional regulator codes for MSPARPVVRRVTSRDVAARLGVSAATVSNAYNRPDQLSPELRDRVLAAARELGYSGPDPLARSLRRGRSGVVGVVYGSPLEFAFADPAASLFLGGVARAVQQEGLNLLLLPHLPGTGALSPAGAASVDGLILYATPPDSPALATARARGLPTVLVDQAPQQDLCRIGIKDGAGAEAAARHLLELGHRDLGVLALPLGTSAAPHAHIRARLDGYRRALRGSSARLQVTRSLGTSPGAGKRLARELLAAHPGVTALLCMSDVLAQGALQVLAGAGRGVPGQLSVVGYDDIPSSAALDLTTVQQPTAEKGLEAGRAILALLRGERPPSVTLPTQLVVRGSSGPAPAARAPHAPRV; via the coding sequence ATGTCACCCGCCAGACCGGTGGTCCGCCGCGTGACCTCGCGCGACGTGGCGGCGCGGCTGGGGGTGTCGGCAGCGACGGTCAGCAACGCCTACAACCGGCCGGATCAGCTCTCGCCGGAGCTGCGCGACCGGGTGCTGGCGGCGGCGCGCGAACTGGGCTACAGCGGCCCCGATCCGCTGGCGCGCAGCCTGCGCCGGGGCCGCAGCGGGGTGGTCGGGGTGGTCTACGGCAGCCCGCTGGAGTTCGCCTTCGCGGACCCTGCCGCCAGCCTTTTCCTGGGGGGCGTGGCGCGGGCGGTGCAGCAAGAAGGGCTGAACCTGCTGCTGCTGCCCCACCTGCCCGGAACGGGTGCCCTCAGCCCCGCCGGGGCCGCCAGTGTGGACGGCCTGATCCTCTACGCGACCCCCCCGGACAGCCCGGCCCTGGCAACGGCGCGGGCGCGGGGCCTGCCCACCGTCCTGGTGGATCAGGCGCCGCAGCAGGACCTGTGCCGGATCGGCATCAAGGACGGTGCGGGCGCGGAGGCGGCGGCCCGGCATCTGCTGGAGCTGGGGCACCGTGACCTGGGGGTGCTGGCGTTGCCGCTGGGCACGTCCGCCGCTCCGCACGCCCACATCCGCGCCCGTCTGGACGGCTATCGCCGGGCACTGCGCGGCAGCTCCGCCCGGCTCCAGGTGACCCGGAGCCTGGGCACCTCGCCCGGGGCGGGGAAACGCCTCGCCCGTGAGCTGCTCGCGGCCCACCCCGGGGTCACGGCCCTGCTGTGCATGAGCGACGTGCTCGCGCAGGGCGCCTTGCAGGTTCTGGCGGGGGCGGGGCGCGGGGTGCCCGGCCAGCTCAGCGTGGTGGGCTACGACGACATTCCCAGCAGCGCGGCGCTCGACCTCACGACCGTGCAGCAGCCCACCGCCGAGAAGGGGCTGGAGGCCGGGCGCGCCATCCTGGCCCTGTTGAGAGGAGAGCGGCCCCCCAGCGTGACGCTGCCCACGCAGCTGGTCGTGCGCGGCAGCAGCGGCCCGGCGCCCGCCGCCCGTGCCCCCCACGCGCCCCGGGTCTGA
- a CDS encoding UDP-N-acetylmuramoyl-L-alanyl-D-glutamate--2,6-diaminopimelate ligase → MRLPELAAALNVSPADLPDVEVRGVTHHAAWVQPGFAFVAIRGARFDGHSFAGDVAARGAAAVLGEGLPEGLTSPLPYLTVPDARAALADAAAALEGHPSRALQVVGVTGTDGKTTTSWLLRHLLRASGLRTGLLSTVGYELPDGVLRHFPAHFTTPEAPQVQATLREMLDAGARAAVLEASSHALALDRVRGVAWDVAVWTHLSREHLDFHGTLENYFADKRKLVERAPFAVLNADDPWTEQLTGIAPAETTYSAEGRAADWQATDIKERATGLHFRVRSPLGEFAAQLPMIGRFNVANALAGLAAAARLGAGVPELVEGLASFRGVPGRMELVPGGEGAPRVIVDFAHTPSSLDKALTTLRATTRGRLWVLLGSAGGPRDPGKRAPLGEVATRLGDHAVFTEEDHRDTPLDEILAEMERGAREAGRTNFVRIGDRREAIRQVIREAQPGDTVLLAGKGPEDTLERGAETLPWNEVAEARAALEARQ, encoded by the coding sequence ATGCGTCTGCCCGAGCTTGCCGCCGCCCTGAACGTGTCTCCCGCTGATCTCCCCGACGTGGAGGTGCGCGGGGTGACCCACCACGCGGCCTGGGTGCAGCCGGGCTTCGCGTTCGTGGCGATTCGCGGGGCGAGGTTCGACGGGCACAGCTTCGCCGGGGACGTGGCGGCGCGCGGCGCGGCCGCAGTGCTGGGCGAGGGCCTGCCGGAAGGGCTGACCTCTCCCCTGCCCTACCTGACGGTGCCGGACGCCCGGGCGGCGCTGGCCGACGCGGCGGCGGCGCTGGAGGGGCACCCCAGCCGGGCCTTGCAGGTGGTCGGCGTGACCGGCACCGACGGCAAGACCACGACGAGCTGGCTGCTGCGCCACCTGCTGCGGGCCTCGGGCCTGCGGACCGGCCTGCTCAGCACCGTGGGCTACGAATTGCCCGACGGCGTGCTGCGCCACTTCCCGGCCCACTTCACGACGCCGGAAGCACCCCAGGTCCAGGCCACCCTGCGCGAGATGCTGGACGCGGGCGCGCGGGCGGCGGTGCTGGAAGCCAGCAGCCACGCCCTGGCGCTCGACCGGGTGCGCGGGGTGGCCTGGGACGTGGCGGTGTGGACGCACCTCAGCCGCGAGCACCTGGACTTTCACGGCACGCTCGAGAACTACTTCGCGGACAAACGCAAGCTGGTCGAGCGTGCCCCATTCGCCGTGCTGAACGCCGACGATCCCTGGACGGAGCAGCTGACCGGCATTGCCCCCGCCGAGACCACCTACTCCGCCGAGGGCCGGGCCGCCGACTGGCAGGCGACCGACATCAAGGAGCGGGCGACCGGCCTGCACTTCCGGGTCCGCTCGCCGCTGGGCGAGTTCGCGGCGCAGTTGCCCATGATCGGGCGTTTCAACGTGGCGAACGCGCTGGCCGGGCTGGCGGCGGCGGCGCGGCTGGGCGCGGGCGTGCCCGAGCTGGTGGAGGGCCTGGCCTCCTTCCGGGGCGTCCCGGGCCGGATGGAACTCGTGCCGGGCGGTGAGGGCGCCCCGCGCGTGATCGTGGATTTCGCGCACACGCCGTCCAGCCTGGACAAGGCCCTGACCACCCTGCGCGCCACCACCCGCGGCAGGCTGTGGGTGCTGCTCGGCTCGGCGGGCGGGCCGCGCGACCCCGGCAAGCGGGCGCCACTGGGCGAGGTGGCGACCCGTCTGGGCGACCACGCCGTCTTTACCGAGGAAGACCACCGCGACACGCCGCTGGACGAGATTCTGGCCGAGATGGAGCGGGGAGCGCGGGAGGCGGGCCGCACCAACTTCGTCCGCATCGGGGACCGCCGCGAGGCGATCCGGCAGGTGATCCGGGAAGCGCAGCCGGGCGACACGGTGCTGCTGGCGGGCAAAGGTCCAGAAGACACCCTGGAGCGCGGCGCCGAGACGCTGCCCTGGAACGAGGTCGCGGAGGCGCGGGCGGCGCTCGAGGCGCGGCAGTGA